In a genomic window of Paraburkholderia phenazinium:
- a CDS encoding NAD(P)H-binding protein, whose translation MFVVFGASGNVGDATAVRLRQAGRAVRAVVRREKQGDYLAALGCEIVLADLTDRASVAKAIEGADAVQILCPVPRTDPHPADTMRRMIDTAADALRANPPPRILALSDYGAELEHGTGITLLFHHIEAQLKPVMSHLTFLRAAEHMHNWGRVIPAALAAGVLPSLHHPLDKLFPTVAAQDVGRLAADLLMDDDPDGEISPRIVSIEGPRRVSALDIAHTLSELSGRAVAAQALPHEAWTPMLLRAGLSANHAQLIVDLYDTHNDGRIDVEEGVGERRFGTTPLAEVLAALLPHVETAAS comes from the coding sequence GTGTTCGTCGTTTTTGGAGCATCAGGCAATGTTGGAGACGCCACCGCAGTCCGCCTGCGCCAGGCCGGTCGCGCGGTGCGCGCCGTGGTTCGCCGTGAGAAGCAAGGCGACTACCTTGCCGCCCTCGGCTGTGAGATCGTCCTTGCCGATCTCACCGATCGCGCATCCGTCGCCAAAGCGATCGAAGGCGCGGACGCCGTGCAGATTCTCTGTCCGGTGCCGCGCACCGACCCTCACCCTGCCGACACGATGCGGCGCATGATCGACACGGCGGCCGACGCCCTGCGGGCCAATCCGCCGCCCCGGATACTGGCGCTATCCGACTATGGCGCGGAACTGGAGCATGGCACCGGCATCACGCTGCTGTTCCACCACATCGAAGCGCAGCTAAAGCCGGTCATGAGCCATCTGACGTTCCTGCGCGCAGCGGAGCACATGCATAACTGGGGGCGTGTGATACCGGCAGCGCTGGCGGCCGGCGTGCTGCCGAGCCTGCATCATCCGCTGGACAAGCTGTTTCCGACGGTTGCGGCGCAAGATGTGGGCCGCCTCGCCGCCGACCTGCTGATGGACGACGATCCCGACGGCGAGATATCGCCGCGTATCGTCAGCATCGAAGGACCGCGGCGCGTCAGCGCGCTCGATATCGCCCACACGCTCAGCGAGCTAAGCGGACGTGCGGTCGCGGCGCAAGCGTTGCCGCACGAAGCCTGGACGCCGATGCTGCTGCGCGCCGGACTCAGCGCCAACCACGCGCAGTTGATCGTGGACCTCTACGACACGCATAACGACGGCCGCATCGATGTCGAAGAGGGAGTTGGCGAGCGGCGTTTCGGGACCACGCCGCTGGCGGAGGTGCTGGCCGCACTCCTGCCTCACGTCGAAACGGCCGCGAGCTGA
- a CDS encoding type IV toxin-antitoxin system AbiEi family antitoxin: MGNFRRKPSADARSAFEMEIAKELSSTLDEIADGRIKVQHIESDFANLPRVDFAMDIDADGRSVRLAVEVLRYAYPRDVQGAVWRLDEFKHAYDPDQFGDLILLVAAESLSPGARDLLRRRGIGYFERNGNLSLKWRNWLINVERPDPPSVRKEAASLFTDSREAVVHALLVNRDKWLSGGELAAMSQTSQYTVSVVLQELTRREWCESSGAGRTLRRRLNEPRKLLDAWAAQWTMRKEERTSWYFFSERPDLLLTKLTDKIESSNPAFDWAFTGTAAANVYAPLLTSVDTAEIIVPPGQAEDLARDMRLKPADKGANVVFVERDGASLLFRDPVPEYPSYFASPFIMYLDLLNGRGRNKELAEHVLKKLEL, from the coding sequence ATGGGAAACTTCCGCCGCAAGCCGAGCGCCGACGCGCGCAGTGCATTCGAGATGGAAATCGCAAAGGAGCTTAGCTCGACTCTTGATGAGATCGCGGACGGTCGGATCAAGGTCCAGCATATCGAATCAGATTTTGCGAATTTACCTCGTGTGGATTTCGCTATGGATATCGATGCCGACGGCCGTTCGGTGCGCCTTGCCGTGGAAGTGCTCCGCTATGCCTATCCGCGCGATGTGCAGGGAGCGGTATGGCGGCTTGACGAATTCAAGCACGCCTACGACCCCGATCAGTTCGGCGACCTCATCCTCCTGGTAGCCGCCGAATCGCTGAGTCCTGGGGCACGGGACCTACTTCGCAGGCGTGGAATAGGATATTTCGAGCGCAACGGCAACCTCAGCCTGAAGTGGCGCAACTGGCTGATCAACGTCGAGCGGCCGGACCCGCCTTCGGTCAGAAAAGAAGCGGCCTCGCTCTTCACGGATTCGCGCGAGGCGGTTGTTCATGCGCTCCTGGTCAACCGTGACAAATGGCTGAGCGGGGGAGAGCTGGCCGCAATGTCCCAAACTTCGCAATACACGGTCTCTGTCGTCCTGCAGGAACTGACGCGCCGTGAGTGGTGCGAATCAAGCGGCGCGGGTCGAACGCTTCGACGCCGGCTAAACGAGCCGAGAAAACTGTTAGACGCATGGGCTGCGCAATGGACGATGCGCAAGGAGGAGCGTACCAGTTGGTACTTTTTCTCGGAGCGCCCTGATCTGCTGCTCACGAAATTGACGGACAAGATCGAGTCGTCAAACCCGGCCTTCGACTGGGCGTTCACAGGTACAGCCGCCGCGAATGTCTATGCTCCGCTCCTCACGAGTGTAGACACTGCAGAGATCATTGTCCCGCCCGGGCAAGCCGAGGATCTTGCTCGCGACATGCGCTTGAAACCCGCCGACAAAGGCGCCAACGTGGTCTTTGTCGAGCGTGACGGTGCGAGCCTTCTGTTCCGCGACCCGGTTCCGGAGTACCCATCATATTTCGCGAGCCCGTTCATCATGTATCTCGACCTCCTGAACGGTCGCGGTCGAAACAAAGAGTTGGCGGAACACGTTCTTAAAAAGCTGGAGCTATAG
- the ribA gene encoding GTP cyclohydrolase II, producing the protein MPTPHNPSEADGQHNGECVILDAVATLPTRYGTFTSYVFRVCESGAEHLALVMGDVANNEPVLTRLHSECLTGDVLGSYRCDCGEQLDLALRYIAAEGRGVLLYLRGHEGRGIGLSNKIRAYALQEQGRDTVEANLDLGLPDDSREYDSAAGILRTLKVTSVRLMSNNPKKFDTLSEHGIPVCERVALAIPMREENERYIRTKQVKFGHYFDENE; encoded by the coding sequence CAATCCGTCTGAAGCAGACGGCCAACATAACGGCGAATGCGTCATTCTCGACGCGGTCGCCACGCTTCCCACCCGCTACGGCACCTTCACGTCCTACGTTTTTCGCGTGTGCGAGAGCGGCGCCGAACATCTCGCGCTCGTGATGGGCGACGTCGCCAACAATGAACCGGTGCTCACGCGCCTGCACTCGGAGTGCCTGACCGGCGACGTGCTCGGCTCCTACCGCTGCGATTGCGGCGAGCAGCTCGATCTGGCGTTGCGCTATATCGCCGCCGAAGGCCGCGGCGTGCTGCTGTATCTGCGTGGTCATGAAGGCCGCGGGATCGGCCTGTCGAACAAGATTCGCGCCTATGCGCTGCAGGAGCAGGGGCGAGACACGGTCGAGGCGAATCTCGATCTCGGCTTACCCGACGATTCGCGCGAATACGATTCGGCCGCCGGCATTTTGCGTACGCTGAAAGTCACCTCGGTGCGCTTGATGAGCAACAACCCGAAGAAGTTCGACACCTTGTCGGAACACGGCATCCCCGTGTGCGAGCGGGTCGCGCTGGCGATTCCGATGCGTGAGGAGAACGAGCGCTATATCCGCACCAAGCAGGTCAAGTTTGGGCATTACTTCGACGAGAACGAATAG